The DNA region acacccaTGAATCCATATAAATGCaatggtatttgattatttaggagcattttatcctcttcagtaactcagatgctgtgaagtatcttgtatcacagaatcacagtattgtgataccATCATAATGGTGAGATGCTGTAAAGGTAGTAGTGAAAGTAGTGTAGTGTAAACCAGGCATAAGGAAAGGTGTTGAAACTGTTATAAGTGGTAACTGATGGTACACTACAGAGGGAGCAGATAGAGATTAGACTAAAACTTTTAGAGTGTTCCTTTAAAGTACTCAACAAACCCGAACAGGAGCTGAAATTAGCGTCTTtttccatgttttctttttttccattccaccttaaatgcagcagcagttacactctgcttcagtatttaaggtggaacagaaatcagtggaggataataataaaggaaGAGGAAGTGAGGAGAAATAATTAGAGGAAGTCTAAAGTTCCTCTGGTCATTGAGTTTCTGATTCGGGTTCAGCAGGttgctgtggtggttgctgtggtagagGTTGAGGTTGTTGTGGTGCTGGTTGTTCTGGAGGCTGTATCAGACCCCCGTCCTGCGCTGTGTTGTAGGAGCCACAGCTGCTGCACTTCATCCCCAAAACGTGGAAGGGAACGGTACAGTGGTTCTGGCAGTCGTTACACAGGATCTGCAAACAAGCACATCATAATCTGAGAGAATAAACTTCATCACCAAATAATATATTATTCCTGCGttacagattaatactaaactaatctaaactatgaaaaaaaaacataaggaattatttagtaattatttagtagattcttcaaagtcgctcctcttgtttagatgatgagttttgaacatctctgctggattttctcagtcaaagTAAAGTAGTGAGGAGGTAGAGTTAtaagtatacagtaaatagtgaatatctcagtaatgttcgaatccaggttatgagaagcaagaacttttcaactaaatgaaaaaaaaatccttttagaaaaatccaaaaaattctGAATTTCAAAACAAGTGCAGTTGCAAGAAAAGACCATCAAAtttattataatgatggaactggcactcatcagaactgccccaggggagaaaggaagagcaagagttttcctctgttgtacaggataagtttatcagagttttcagcctcagaaaccacaagttaacaaacagctccccctgataagagcatctaaatacttcttcacagagtattttagtttgtttaacactgtttttaagttactacatgatacattatgtgttccttcataatctgatataTCATTTCACTATTTATATACTGTGTaggaaatatactgtataaaacactgaatttaaaaggTGTATTTATGTGAATATTAGTGAGAGTCTACATTATGGTGTAGACAATATAGCTTCCGTTAAAGCAGGAAAAGATACAGAACTATATGAGCTGTACTGTAGCAGCAGGACTGATGTTACACTACCTTTACTGTAGCGTTCTGGTACTCCGGGGGCATGGGGGACTGGGCGATCTCCTTATCTCTCTGCTCCCAGTACTCCTCCATATTCCACACAGAGTGCATGCACAGGGGACAGCGGTACGCTCTGAAACACAAACACCAGGAGGATACGATCACGGTCAACAGTCAGACCTTCATCGCTATctcgtacacccccacttattacacacacgtgaacacacagcagcacaaacccaacttttacatcaaaaataaacagaatagtaaataaaataacattgctgttcccgtaaatgagctgctggagctccttcacagcgtcaaccagcagctcagtttcctctgctgagaagagtttgttggacacgtccaggtagctgcaccgttacaatagcaatccaccaaagtcagagctcacctgattctactcttaaagagaatgatgagcaagagacactctgattggtttattttatgttacgcccatATTTATCCtgacccatcattaattaagagaattagtacatgacttttaaGCATTTCGAGAcgtgcaatgtgtacttttcctgtcattacgatagcaaagacacagtgacatgGCATGGTGCACGGTTAAccgctcacctatagatcactaagcAGATGTCAAAACACTTACCCAGTTTTGCACATTTCCTCAAAGCAGGTTCTATaaataaaggaaagaaagaacATCAGTTAAACctgcgcagcagcagcagcagagtgtgtgtgtgtgtgtgaggtgtgtgtgtgaggtgggtgggtgtgtgaggTTGAGTGTGTGAGCTGTATATGAACTGACTTGTGCAGCAGGTGACCGCAGGGCAGGACGTGGGCTCCGATCCTGGACGTGTGGATGTCCTCCATACATACAGGACAATTCTGCCTGGACACGTTCTCCACACACTGAAATCACAAACAGAAACTGATTTAGCGTAATATTGTCTTGTTAAATTAACCAGAATTATCAGTTTTATAAAGCCAGATTATAAGGAAATAAGAATGTGGAATATTCTGAATGAGGAATCGAGTGAGGAGCTATTTTCCCACCTTGTGGTTCCCCTGAAGATCACTGACTAAACATAAATTACACTTCAAACAGTGGAAGTACTTCTCTCTCGGACCGATCCTAACAgaacaaaacacaacacaatgACAGAATTAAAACTTTCACAAAAAATATTACTTAATGTACAATTTAATGAACATCaaccttgttaaaaaaaaaaactggatttattttatttgggcttaatttactaagaaaaaaaatcatattttttacttTCAACATCTAATCATTCATCAATGCATTAACAATAAcaaatcaataataaataataataatattataagtgGGATAAAATTATCTTTATGtctaatattgtttattgtttaataataatatcattaaatcaCACTCATTTCTGGCACAACATTCACTAAAACAAAGTTCAGAATtccatttccctttatttttgctttaggtccagtcaataaccggaAACTGTTCAAAATCCAGTGTTGAGGTCTTTTACGGAGAACAAAGGAActaaaatctgacaaaaatgagttagtattgtaaaaaaataaatagtatattgcaacaaaaaaaaagtatatattaaaaaaaaaagatcaggtgaattaatagaaaataaactgagctttgaaaatggattaaaaaaaattggaatttccaaattttatgtaaaaaaacaaaacaacaaaaaacagtagTGCAGTGTATTGTcctcacagagaaagagaaagagagagaaagagagaaagagagagagagagagagagagaagaaaggaagTGTGTAACATGTGTTTCCTCTCACCTGCAGATTCCACAGGGCTGACAGTGATACTGCTTCTTGTTTTTATCAAACAGGTGACAGATATCACAGTAATACTCCCCAAACTTCACCCCGCAGGCTTCACACACCTGCTGCGCCtgaaacacacacgcacatacacacacacactggcctattatgaataataaaaaaaaaaacatactttatgaTATATAATCTATTGGTATGTTTTAGCTCTATAATACACATCTATTGGGCTGATTTATACTGTTCTACGTTGtgatataccaaaaaaaaaaaaacagacctgcTGTACATTTAATTCCTTAAAGGTTTATAATCATTCCTGCATTTATTGAGAtgactaaaaaaaacactttatttaatggagtatttatgtttttttaatgaatctgctgctactaatgcattttgtttgcatgtaaaaatatgatattttacaGTGAAAATCTATTAAAGTATAATGCTAAATTGCTTTATCACATACTGTCCAGCCCTAATTTAAACAATAATAGTTCTAATAGTTAACCGTCTTTACCTGCTGAACAGCGTGACACACTGCACACCTGACCTCTTTAACCTGAAAGCGGTCCATCTGATGATTCTCCTCAGCATCATGGCAGAGTCTACACACGTAAAACTTCCCACAGCAGGGCGCctgaggagacacacacacacacaaaaactataATTATTAGTTTTGATTAACTACTAAAATTTCCCAATTGTGTATTTTGggctatatatctatctatctattgtaaTGACTTACACACAGTAGCAGTCAAccgtttggacacgccttctcattcaatgttttttctttatttaatttattttctacattgtagacatAATAAAGGTACATGTGCAGAACTACGTAGTAAACAATAAGAAAAgagtaaagtataaaacatattctggtttgtttaacactttttgtaaaactttaaaatagtcttcaatattaaatttataatgtaaaaaaactaactgaaagagaaaaaaaatgtgtgtacttCTTGCTGtcttatatttaatttgttttatttattatgtatgtgtGAAATGAGAATGTTCCTCATTTAGTTAAGACTAAATACCCAATTCAGCAATAAGGAAAATAATAAACTAGCCAATTTTAACacaaatattaaaactttttttgcattttgggaCTTTTAACACCTTGCAGTCATATATTTAGcaagctagtgctggacgatatggccaaaatttatatcacgatatattccttaaatttcggtcgatacgatataatttcgatatcgataaatactttgaaggcctcagaaaaagaatccctgcaatctctgcagcttgcactgcaaatttaaattattatttaactgtgtatttgcactttttgtatcaatctatctaatggaaatctgtacctactactgtatgaaaatgttttttaagtctttgaaacctcctttcacaaaaactttaatactttagaaataaaagtagtcaaaataaatcaatgctcaattttatttgcatatagcaaaataataacatgacatccctgtcaaacataagcctatataactattacaaataaaaataactttaaatgacaacagaggcagagcttcttattcattgtaaacaaatttaacagattaaaacaaaagtgttttaactaggatatataatacaagaagcctttatatacataaaagcaacaagattttcccgtcaaataaacaaacctataggatttttcaactataaataacttagtgacaacataatctattaaagtgcttcagccagaatacaagaggtattcaacatgatatccacgtcaaataaacaaacctaaaggattcataaactttaaataacttagtttcaacataatctattaaagtgcttcagtcagtataaggaaaatattgtatgtagtgaagatgcttgaggtggtggaacagattagatgtattaacgttacgctgcttgtcggctccactcaccggcacaatttgcagcaaagcggcaagcgagcggacccgcggctgggcgagcggagccgcggatgagcgagcggaggcgcggatgagcgagcggacccgcggctgggtgagcggagccgcggatgagcgagcggaggcgcggatgagcgagcggaggcgcggatgagcgagcggacccgcggctgggcgagcggagccgcggatgagcgagcggaggcgcggatgagcgagcggacccgcggctgggccagcggagccgcggatgagcgagcggacgagcgagcggagccgcggatgagcgagcggacgcgcgaatgggcgagcgaaacagcggctgaccgaaccgagtctaccctagccttggatccgctcgtcccggctccgtttcgagacattttagatgcgtagcggagcggacctgaacctaacctagcctagcctagccattttaacctagcctagcctagcctatctggctacgtgcctgtgtgattgcgtcatcacgcactgaggtagcacagctatgggggctgaatgtgtttggctctgcggcgagctgacgccagtaaaaaacgcctgtccgtgacagattctgtacataatacatatcgatataccacaaaagtgatatcaccgttattgaaacatttcttatcgcgataaataccgatatcgaattattgtccaggcctatagcAAGCTATCTTTATCTGGACCATATAAATatggtttatttttatgattttaatatgttttatagcaGAGAAGTCACGTAAACAAATACCTTTAACTAATGTTAGATTACCTGTGCAGCAAAGATATGCTCAGTGTAGCCAGATATGCTCACCAACTCCACATTTATTCATGTTAATCTCAGGTAAGTTTAGTTAAACTCGGATTATTCGGGTTTAAATGTGCAGCAAATTCTTTTAAtcgaattttttttctttattttataatgttaACCTAGCCAACTCGCTTATTTTAGTAATTTccctacagaaacacactgctgATGCTTACccagctaactagcttagcttagctaattcCCTACTAGAACACACTGCTGATGCTaaactagctaagttagctaccAGGCTAGCCGGCAAACTGCGGACATTCAGAGCGAACTGAGGATATATATCAGATTTAACGCGTTTTTTTCTGCTGTAATATCAGTGTAGAAATGTACCCAGCTGCTTATTAATCATAAACAAgcgataataaataaaatcaggaCTTACTTTCAGCAAACAGCTCCGAACATAATGCTCACAGCCCGCTTCTGCAGCCATGATTACTTatatagcccccccccccccccccccaactttatttaaaccacagacacacacagcgcTGAGATTCACCtcataataaacatatatacagctctgaaaataaataagaggactcttaaaaatgacgagtttgttttattttaccacattgaaaacctctggaaaataatcaagaggaagatggatgatcacaaaccatcagaccaccaaactgaactgcttggatttttacaccaggagtaaagcagcataaagttatccaaaagcagtgtgtaagactggtggaggagaacatgatgccacgatgcataaaaaaactgtgaccagggttattccaccaaatattgatttctgaactcttaaaactttatgattatgaacttgttttctttgcattatttgaggtctgaaagctctgcatctttctttgttatttcagtcatttctaattttctgtaaataaatgctaagtaaatgaacagtgaagtgatcCAGTTATCATGTCTTATCTGggaacttgcggtttctgaggctggtaatgctgatgaatttatcctgtacaacagaggtaactcttgctcttccttacctggggcagtcctgatgagagccatttcCATCATCAGAATGTTTTTTGACTGCACTTGATACTggatattttaaaagtttttaaattgACTGCTGCCCCTCAGTCCTGCTGCCCCTCAGTGCTGCTGCCCTGGCCTGTATAAGAATCGGGCTATTAAAGGCTTAGTCGGAACCTCCCAAAACACAGAAACCTGGACTCGGGCCTGGAAACAGTGCAGCTCATCCTTGTGTAACTGGCAGCGGGTCGATGTGTAAACAGGGATTTAATACTGATGATTAAACAGCTTTATCTGGAGTACAGGAGCAAACTGTACGCAGACTCACACTCTGCTTCTCATCGTTACGATCCGGTCAACATCGATATCGTAAAGCATGTTGTTTTATGTTGCAGCATAGATTAAATTTCATTAAACTCTGTGTAACATCTTTCTTCAATTTATACTGTTTTCTTCCCAGGCCACTGTTAGGCTTCTACGAGATGGCTGCTCTGGTATCATAAGTGGTTGCCAGGGTGTTTCTAGGCAGTTTATATGAGGTTCCATGATGTTGCTCTATGGTTAATATTATGTTCCAGTCCACTGAAATTATTTagttaggtggttgctggggtgttgctacGGAGTTTATATTATGTTCCAAGCTGTTGCTGGATTGTTATTATGATGTCCCATGCCATTACTAGGATTTTGTGAGATGGCTGGTCTGTTATCATAAGTGATTGCTAGGGTATTGCTAAACAGTTTATATGATATCCCATGGCACTGCTAGGATTTTATAAGGTGGTTGCTCTGGCATCATAAGTGGTCATCAtaagctaaggtgttgcttgcaAAATGGctttgctgggtggttgcttgGGGGACAAGTCATGATTGTAACAATACAGTCAGGAAGAATTTCCAGTTTCCATACCTTTTCCTATTAGTTTCCATATATGTTGTGAGACATGAACCCTGGGCCCACCTCATTGCCTAGCCTCAGCTGAGCTTTAAAGCATTGCTGGACTTAAAGCTTGCTCATTAATCCCCAAGAAATTACTAAATATCCGAAATCCTTATATTTTGGGGTCTTAAGCCTTTGAGAGCTCACACACAATTGATCCCACAGTGTCATAATAAAGATACTGAACTGGTGCATTTGTTCCCTCAAGATACAAACAATAAACATACAAAGTCGTAAAGCTCCCACTATATAAAGGTTTACTATCTTTAATTTTGGGTTTGCTAGTAGTTCTTCTTAGCCTGTACTCTTGCCATTTTCTCAAGCACCTGTTTGATATTTTTATGACATCACAGAAGAACACAGCACACTGAACTACTGAAAACAAGTCTAAACTGTGGACTGTAGCCATAAATATCCTCAGTCCTTCAGTAGATGGTCAGGGGGTGACTGGGACAAATCTCAGTCCAATCTGGACTTCAGTAATTAGGGGAATCTTTGTCCTTTAAAAGCTATCAGGCAACAGGTGGTGCAGAAGTTACAGCAGATGGGGGTTCATGACCTACTGACTGAGGCATTAAATCCCCATTGAGTACCTCCGAGATTCAGAATATTACCTCACCCTTTCAGACTTTAGCATTTCGGGTTTCCCTGGAATTATAGTAACAGTTATATACACCATTTAGcagataatgtagctaacaagcaatcTTATGAAACCTTCTGTACTTAAGATATTATGTAACTTCAAATCTCTGTCTAGCATAGATCAGAATTTAGTGTCAGGTTGGGCttgtgtctgtgttaccttctggctctctctccctttagttagctAAAGCTGTTATATTTGCACTCTCAAATAATCTGATCACATTCTCTGTAATAAATAGTTTAATTTCATCACTTTAGTCAATGGTTTAAAAATTAATGTTCAACCTAACACTAATAGATCTCTTTAAACATTGGGCTCTCCTGTCATCCACCACAGACTGCCTGCCCATTTGCCTGGGACTAGATGCCCAACCTCCACTACCAACATCTAATTTTGTAATTTCTGtgatttttgttgttattattatcattaatactACCCATCATTACTACTTTCTTATTCTAGCCATCTATATCCTTGGTTGCTGATGTTTTTTATGGTTTTGTAATATTTGATCTTTTCTCTTATGACCAACtccataaatatattttattttaatactgatTTGAGTAACCCTGTGTTCTAACCACTAAGCTACTACCATGGCCTGGTAAAACCTTAGAGAACTTTGGAACGTCCATTAATTTGAGTAATGAAAGGGCTTTCCTACACAGTTATAGAAACTCCAGGAGCAAGGAATCCCGAGCTACGTCAGAGAGAAGGGCAGTGGCTTACAGGAGgataattagcattagcatttaaaaGGTACAACAGACTGTTGGCTTGGAGTCATCACTGCCACCCTGCTTCCTTCTGGCCTTCTCCTGCTTTAAATATGGCAGCATTAAGACTCTGTAATTCTCCCTCGCAAGCACCTTTGGCGGGAGCACCGAGACCAGATGGAGCAGGCAGAGATCACAGAGTGAGCCATGTCTAGAAGCTTCCACCAGGTCCAGGACTTCTGCTCTCACTGGGACCTGACTAAAAGTATCAGGAAGGTTTCTGTCCagtatattttgatttatttaaccTTCTATAGGACATTTTTGGAGGAAAATGTGCTGGGAATTCATAGACAGCGTAGTCTTGAAGGTCTCTTTTCTAGGAACTAGCCTGGATGCTAGTTTTGATGCTCCACATGATGAATGAACGGAGGTCCTGACTGTAGAAGACTTGCAGGATGTTCCGAAGGCAAAGTCTCTTCCCTGGTGCCAAGATTCCATCTGAACAGGAATCCAAAGACAGTCTTCTCCCATTTGCCAAAGACAATGCGTTCAAGCAGTGGAGCTCTCTGGGTGACATTTATGATCTTTACGCTGAAGATGAAGAGGAGCAAGTCTTCAGCAGGTCACCAAACCCTCGCTTTCACGTTCCCTCACCTATGAGAAACCGCATCCTCAACATCAACGTTGGAGGCAAGTTGTACCAGATTTCCTACAAGATGGCCGCAAGGTTCCCCAAGAGTCGGATTGGCCAGCTGGCCGCCTGCACAGACCCTGGAGCGAAGCTGGACCTGTGTGATGACTATGTGGTGCAAAATGACGAGTATTTCTTCGACCGGGATCCAAATGTCTTCAACAGCatcttcaacttctacaggacAGGGGTCTTGTGGATCAGGGATGAATTGTGCCCCAGGAACTTTCTGGAAGAGATCGGATACTGGGGGGTTAGGGTAAAAACTGCGCCACGCTGTTGCCGGATTGCCTTTGAGGAGCGAAGCGATGATTTGGACGAACAACTTAAAGTGGATAAGGAGCTGGAGGCTGAGCTGGAGACTGAGGAACATGACGAGGATTTTGACACCATGTTTTTGGGCAAGGAAAGAAGGAAAATCTGGAACTTCATGGAGAATCCCATGTCCTCAATTCCAGCTAAGCTAATGTCTGTGTTCTCTAGCATTTTTGTGCTGGTGTCCCTGTTGTCCATGACCCTGGACACCGTGGAAGAGATGGAGTATCTTGCTCCAAATGGCCAGTTGAGTGGAAAGACTCATTTGGAACATGTAGAGACAGTGTGTGTAGCCTTCTTCTCTGCGGAATACCTGTTGCGCCTGATCTCGGCGCCTCACCTGGCCCTGTTTGCTAAGAGTGCACTCAACATCGTGGACCTGCTGGCCATCCTGCCACAGTACCTCCAGCTGGCTCTGGAAAATTTGGAAACGGGCAACTTTGGGAAGCATGCCCCAGACATGAACACGGTGGGGCGAGTGGGTCAGGTGCTGAGGGTCATGAGGCTGCTCAGGATCTTCCGTGTCCTGAAGCTGGCGCGTCACTCCACAGGACTGAGGGCCTTCGGCTTCACCCTGCGGAAATGTTACCAGCAGGCCGGCTGCCTGCTCCTCTTCACTGCCTTGGGCATCTTCATCTTCTCTGCCATGGTGTATACCGTGGAGCACGATGTGCCCAACACAAAGTTCACCAGCATGCCTCACTCCTGGTGGTGGGCATCAGTAAGTACAATGCTTTAAAGTACTTTACTTTACATGGAATTGATTACCAATAACTGTCCTGAACAACTCTTTCACACTCAACTACCCTCACCCACCCTTAACAACCCTCAACCACCCACTTACCCTGAAGCATCCTCAGCTACCCTCAACTACCATCATCCACCCTTATCCAACCCAAACACTCTCAATTACCCTCATCCACCCTCAACCAGCCAACCACTCTGAAACACCCTTAACTACTCTCAAACACCTCAACTACCCTCAACCATCCGCAACCACCCCAATTATCCCTAACTACCCTTAACCACCCCAACTACCCTGAACCATCCCAACTACCCTCAAACACTGCAACTACCCTCATCCACCCCAACAATCCCATCCGCATTTTAAGATCATTTAGCAATGATTTGTTTCAGGAGGGTTTGCCTGTAGAAACactgttccaggaatgttctgaaaaacaGAATGCTAACATAACCTTTTAAAAGTAACATTGACACAAGTGTTGTTGCAACACACTTTAATAATacaaacattctaagaacatccagaaaacttgacaggtTGATATTTATGAGGATGTTAATTGTTACATTCTATTATCCAAAAATGGTTAGCATGTATAGCAATTTTTAGCATGTATGTGTAAATCATTCCACCCTCACCTACTTTATTACAGTACAACAAAAGTTCAGACCTCAGAGTGACTGCTATTATGAATTTTATAATTTACAACACTAATGTAAACCTGCTGTGCCCGCTCTCTAACATTCAGCTGCTCTAGAAAAccgtgtttactgtttaccaggATTAACTATTATTAGATTAGAGATAAAAAATAACCTCCCAGAATAAACCAGGAGAACAACCACATTAACTCCTGACCTGAGCCTGTTATAAGAGCATTGTTCTCACACACTGAAATAACTGAACACAGCAGCATCACAATGTATGGGGTTGGTGTACATTCATTTATCGAGCATAGCATTATGACCACCACCTTCTTTCTACATCATACAGGACACTCTGaggttgtataataattacagactgtggtTCTACTATAGTATTATTATCTCCCTTTATCATTCCACCCTGtttcactgaggtgtttaaacactccagcagcactgctgctgtatctgatccagtcACTGTTTCAGCACCACCATACACCACCttcatgctaatcagtgctaatcactgcagtgctgagaaccacccaaataatagcaaaatctgctctgtgttggttttctatcctgtgggttgtgagtattgaagaacagggtgaaaataaggAGGAGAACAAT from Astyanax mexicanus isolate ESR-SI-001 chromosome 22, AstMex3_surface, whole genome shotgun sequence includes:
- the rchy1 gene encoding RING finger and CHY zinc finger domain-containing protein 1, with the protein product MAAEAGCEHYVRSCLLKAPCCGKFYVCRLCHDAEENHQMDRFQVKEVRCAVCHAVQQAQQVCEACGVKFGEYYCDICHLFDKNKKQYHCQPCGICRIGPREKYFHCLKCNLCLVSDLQGNHKCVENVSRQNCPVCMEDIHTSRIGAHVLPCGHLLHKTCFEEMCKTGAYRCPLCMHSVWNMEEYWEQRDKEIAQSPMPPEYQNATVKILCNDCQNHCTVPFHVLGMKCSSCGSYNTAQDGGLIQPPEQPAPQQPQPLPQQPPQQPAEPESETQ
- the kcnv2b gene encoding potassium voltage-gated channel subfamily V member 2: MFRRQSLFPGAKIPSEQESKDSLLPFAKDNAFKQWSSLGDIYDLYAEDEEEQVFSRSPNPRFHVPSPMRNRILNINVGGKLYQISYKMAARFPKSRIGQLAACTDPGAKLDLCDDYVVQNDEYFFDRDPNVFNSIFNFYRTGVLWIRDELCPRNFLEEIGYWGVRVKTAPRCCRIAFEERSDDLDEQLKVDKELEAELETEEHDEDFDTMFLGKERRKIWNFMENPMSSIPAKLMSVFSSIFVLVSLLSMTLDTVEEMEYLAPNGQLSGKTHLEHVETVCVAFFSAEYLLRLISAPHLALFAKSALNIVDLLAILPQYLQLALENLETGNFGKHAPDMNTVGRVGQVLRVMRLLRIFRVLKLARHSTGLRAFGFTLRKCYQQAGCLLLFTALGIFIFSAMVYTVEHDVPNTKFTSMPHSWWWASVSISTVGYGDMYPETLLGRIFAFGCISFGIILNGLPISVLFNKFSDYYAKLKAHEGTVGLGLQRKLRLKQRTQRRIAEVFCVDGTF